The following coding sequences are from one Rutidosis leptorrhynchoides isolate AG116_Rl617_1_P2 chromosome 11, CSIRO_AGI_Rlap_v1, whole genome shotgun sequence window:
- the LOC139875597 gene encoding uncharacterized protein: MRQRRWVELINDYYCDIRYHPGKANIVTDVLSHKEKVKPLRVRSLNMTIQTNLVSRIQNAQLDAMKEENVKNEGISEKDKNFKFKSDGTRYFANRIWIPKIGGLRELVMDEAHMTRYSIHPGHGVPISIIFDRDSRFTLRFWQSLQKALGVIDFGSGWDQYLPLDEFSYNNSYHSSIKAAPFEALYGRKCVTHN; this comes from the exons ATGCGACAAAGACGTTGGGTGGAGCTTATAAATGATTACTATTGTGATATTCGATATCATCCAGGGAAAGCGAACATTGTAACTGATGTATTGAGTCACAAAGAAAAGGTTAAACCTCTGAGAGTTAGGTCATTGAATATGACTATTCAGACAAACCTTGTGTCTCGTATTCAAAATGCACAATTAGATGCTATGAAGGAAGAGAACGTGAAGAATGAAGGAATTAGTGAGAAGGATAAGAACTTTAAATTTAAGAGTGACGGAACCCGATATTTTGCAAACAGAATTTGGATTCCAAAGATTGGTGGATTGAGAGAGCTTGTGATGGATGAAGCACACATGacaagatattcaattcatccagg acatggagttCCAATTTCTATTATCTTTGATCGAGATAGCAGATTTACTTTAAGATTTTGGCAATCTTTACAAAAAGCCCTAG GTGTAATTGATTTTGGAAGTGGCTGGGATCAGTATTTACCTTTAGATGAGTtttcatataacaatagttatcactcgagtataaaGGCTGCTCCATTTGAAGCTTTGTATGGAAGGAAATGTGTGACTCACAATTGA
- the LOC139875598 gene encoding uncharacterized protein, with amino-acid sequence MLKVSPWKGVIRIGKRGKLSPRYVGPFEVIERISPIAYRLKQPQELSGIHNAFHVSNLNKCLSDENLVIPLEELSVNDKLHFVEELVEVLDREVKKLKHSKILIVKVCWNARRGSEFTWEHEDHIRQKYPHLFNNRSTS; translated from the coding sequence atgctaaaagtttctccatggaaaggagtAATAAGGATTGGGAAGCGAGGAAAGCTGAGCCCGAGATATGTAGGACCTTTTGAGGTTATTGAAAGGATTAGTCCAATTGCATATAGATTGAAACAACCACAGGAGCTTAGTGGTATTCATAATGCTTTCCATGTTTCGAACTTGAATAAGTGTTTGTCGGATGAGAATTTAGTAATTCCTTTGGAAGAACTAAGTGTCAATGACAAGTTGCATTTTGTTGAGGAGCTAGTAGAAGTATTGGATCGTGAGGTGAAAAAGCTGAAGCATAGTAAAATCCTAATTGTTAAAGTTTGTTGGAATGCCCGGAGAGGTTCAGAGTTCACGTGGGAACATGAGGACCATATAAGGCAGAAATATCCTCATTTGTTCAATAATCGAAGTACCTcctaa